A single region of the Bacillota bacterium genome encodes:
- a CDS encoding UPF0280 family protein, which produces MDYLERTYRNRVGGKGLVSFHVCSKESDLLISVDRASFNSRLQKIALSLLNSNREQLEKFLAREPAFGRALEPYFVPPKAPRLVRMMAGAAARAGVGPMAAVAGAIAEAVGRGLLRYVEEVIVENGGDIFLKTLSPRTVGIFAGTSPLSERVGLLIQPCSGFYGICTSSGTVGPSLSFGRADAAVVVSSTAALADAVATALGNRVQTVTDFPSALSFACQVKGILGAVVIQGEKLGAMGNIELVPLAR; this is translated from the coding sequence ATGGATTACCTGGAGAGAACTTATCGGAACCGGGTCGGGGGGAAGGGCCTGGTTTCTTTTCATGTCTGTTCTAAAGAGTCTGACTTGTTGATCAGCGTTGACCGGGCCAGCTTCAATTCTAGACTCCAAAAGATCGCGCTTTCTTTGCTCAACAGTAACCGGGAACAACTGGAAAAGTTTCTGGCGCGGGAACCCGCCTTTGGCCGGGCGCTCGAGCCTTACTTCGTTCCTCCGAAGGCCCCCCGGCTTGTGAGGATGATGGCCGGGGCGGCGGCACGTGCCGGGGTGGGGCCAATGGCCGCTGTTGCAGGAGCAATTGCAGAAGCGGTCGGCCGGGGGCTGCTCCGGTACGTAGAGGAGGTTATTGTGGAGAACGGGGGGGATATTTTTTTAAAAACCCTCTCTCCCAGAACAGTGGGAATTTTTGCGGGCACCTCTCCCCTGTCGGAAAGGGTTGGACTTTTAATCCAGCCATGCTCCGGCTTTTACGGGATTTGCACCTCATCCGGGACCGTAGGGCCTTCCCTGAGTTTTGGACGCGCGGATGCTGCGGTTGTGGTAAGTTCGACGGCGGCCCTGGCAGACGCCGTGGCAACTGCCCTGGGGAACAGGGTGCAAACCGTGACGGATTTTCCGTCCGCGCTTTCCTTTGCCTGTCAAGTTAAGGGTATCCTGGGCGCAGTGGTAATCCAGGGGGAAAAACTGGGTGCGATGGGAAATATCGAACTGGTTCCGCTGGCCAGGTAA
- the nadE gene encoding NAD(+) synthase, with the protein MGGKNHEAELTRLLVDWLRQRGEEAKTTGVVFGLSGGIDSAVAGALCKRAYPDSSLGLILPCHSIPQDVQDAELVAKTFQLETKTIKLDQIYDSLKAKLDVPPDEARAGFCRMALANLKPRLRMLVLYYYANINNYLVVGTGNRSELTVGYFTKYGDGAADLLPLGNLVKGQVKALAAYLGVPEKIISKPPSAGLWENQTDEGEMGISYNQLDRYLLEGEVPPEIKEKIEEMRNRSEHKRRMPPVPPF; encoded by the coding sequence ATGGGGGGCAAAAATCATGAGGCGGAGCTTACCCGGTTACTGGTAGATTGGCTCCGGCAAAGGGGCGAAGAGGCAAAAACCACAGGGGTGGTTTTTGGCTTGAGTGGCGGCATTGATTCTGCGGTGGCCGGAGCTTTATGTAAAAGGGCTTATCCTGACAGCTCGCTGGGACTTATCTTGCCGTGCCACAGTATTCCCCAGGATGTGCAGGATGCCGAACTTGTAGCAAAAACCTTCCAGTTAGAAACTAAAACAATCAAGCTGGATCAAATTTACGATAGTTTAAAAGCAAAGTTGGATGTTCCTCCAGATGAAGCCCGAGCCGGGTTTTGCCGCATGGCCCTTGCCAACTTGAAACCGCGGCTTCGCATGCTGGTTTTATATTACTATGCAAATATCAACAATTACCTTGTTGTGGGCACCGGCAACCGGAGTGAACTTACTGTAGGCTATTTTACAAAGTACGGAGATGGAGCAGCCGACCTTCTTCCTCTAGGAAACCTTGTCAAGGGCCAGGTTAAAGCTCTAGCTGCTTACCTGGGTGTTCCGGAGAAAATTATTTCAAAGCCGCCCAGTGCAGGTTTATGGGAAAATCAAACTGACGAAGGGGAAATGGGGATTTCTTACAACCAGCTTGATCGATATCTTTTAGAGGGTGAAGTGCCTCCTGAAATAAAAGAAAAGATTGAGGAAATGAGGAATCGAAGTGAACATAAAAGGAGGATGCCGCCTGTTCCGCCTTTTTAA
- a CDS encoding YebC/PmpR family DNA-binding transcriptional regulator: protein MAGHSKWANIKHRKAKVDAQRGRIFTKLGRAIIAAARQGGGDPNVNQALKLAVARAREMNMPMENINRAIMRATGEMEGTNFEEVTYEGYAPGGVALLLQILTDNRNRTASEIRYLFSRHGGSLGETGCVAWMFEMKGFLVIPKENIPGDEEELMLFLIEAGAEDVKEEGSTIEVVTAPQDLEKMKEVLSEQGIKFSLAEVTMVPKTTVPLTDPETVEKVLKLMDALEDHDDVQHVYANFDIPEELLNRLDQ, encoded by the coding sequence ATGGCCGGTCACTCCAAGTGGGCTAATATTAAACACCGGAAGGCGAAGGTCGATGCGCAGCGGGGTCGCATCTTTACAAAGCTGGGGCGTGCCATCATTGCCGCGGCCCGTCAAGGGGGCGGGGATCCGAACGTGAACCAGGCCCTGAAACTTGCCGTTGCTCGAGCACGTGAAATGAATATGCCCATGGAAAACATCAACCGGGCGATCATGCGGGCGACGGGTGAAATGGAAGGAACCAATTTTGAGGAAGTTACTTATGAAGGCTACGCTCCCGGTGGCGTAGCTCTTCTCTTGCAGATTTTGACGGATAACCGGAATCGGACGGCTTCAGAGATCCGTTATTTGTTCTCCAGGCACGGCGGAAGTTTGGGGGAGACAGGCTGTGTGGCGTGGATGTTTGAGATGAAAGGGTTTCTCGTAATTCCCAAAGAGAACATTCCCGGGGACGAGGAAGAATTAATGCTTTTTTTGATCGAAGCAGGCGCCGAAGATGTCAAAGAAGAAGGAAGCACCATTGAAGTAGTGACCGCACCCCAGGATTTAGAAAAGATGAAGGAGGTCCTTTCGGAACAGGGGATTAAGTTTTCGCTTGCCGAGGTTACGATGGTACCCAAGACCACGGTTCCGCTTACCGATCCTGAAACTGTAGAAAAGGTCTTGAAACTTATGGATGCCTTAGAGGACCACGATGATGTTCAACACGTTTACGCAAATTTTGATATTCCAGAGGAGCTTCTGAACCGGCTTGACCAGTAA
- a CDS encoding CapA family protein, with protein MKQHPLPGIAPAGPAPKTKLVLKGYLCAAGFLLILCGVAVFVAWSLGRGFWFPIAVYFKNEASPSPAFTLVASGDVMLGRRVAEAMEKRGNFYPFEQVAPLLRSGDLTFGNLESPLSRQGTPLPGKGIWFRGDPGGADALKAAGYDVMSVANNHTLDYDDPAFLETLAVLQRAGIAAVGGGKNHAEAVQAVLKEINGYKIAFLAATEMADIFWSWEYPRTLEATQDRPGVAALRSEHLENAIQSLRGQVDLVVVSLHWGTEYSDYPTPAQRKTAYRLVDAGADLIIGHHPHCLQGVELYRGSLIAYSLGNFVYDHQRRPKCQEGLLLKVRFRGPWLQEVLAYPVLIQDEQPRPATGGDADRILQRTAALTKELATSLEIRDQVGIVRLKNFKQE; from the coding sequence ATGAAACAGCACCCCCTTCCTGGCATTGCCCCGGCCGGGCCGGCTCCAAAAACGAAGCTGGTATTAAAAGGTTATTTATGCGCTGCGGGATTTTTGTTGATCTTGTGTGGAGTTGCAGTTTTCGTTGCCTGGAGCCTGGGCCGGGGGTTTTGGTTTCCCATCGCAGTTTATTTCAAGAACGAAGCTTCTCCGTCTCCGGCTTTTACCCTGGTGGCGAGCGGTGACGTCATGCTGGGCCGCCGGGTTGCCGAAGCAATGGAAAAGAGAGGGAATTTTTATCCCTTCGAACAGGTCGCGCCTCTGCTCAGGAGTGGCGATCTAACTTTCGGCAATTTGGAATCTCCCCTTTCCAGGCAGGGGACGCCACTGCCTGGAAAAGGAATCTGGTTCCGCGGTGACCCGGGCGGCGCAGATGCCTTGAAAGCCGCCGGTTACGACGTTATGAGTGTCGCCAACAACCACACCCTTGATTACGACGATCCGGCCTTTCTTGAGACTCTTGCGGTTTTACAGAGAGCGGGGATCGCTGCCGTTGGCGGAGGAAAAAACCACGCCGAGGCGGTACAGGCTGTTCTAAAAGAAATCAACGGGTATAAAATTGCGTTCCTGGCGGCAACGGAGATGGCGGATATCTTTTGGAGCTGGGAGTACCCCCGGACTTTAGAGGCTACGCAGGATCGGCCGGGTGTTGCCGCGCTCCGCAGTGAGCATTTGGAAAATGCTATCCAGTCGCTCAGGGGACAGGTTGATCTTGTTGTTGTTTCTCTTCATTGGGGGACGGAATATTCCGATTATCCAACCCCGGCCCAGCGGAAAACCGCTTACCGCCTCGTGGATGCCGGAGCAGACTTGATTATCGGTCATCACCCCCACTGCTTGCAGGGTGTGGAATTATACAGAGGCTCTCTGATTGCCTATAGTTTAGGAAACTTTGTTTACGACCACCAGCGACGCCCCAAGTGCCAGGAAGGATTGCTCTTGAAAGTGCGTTTTCGGGGGCCCTGGCTTCAGGAGGTCCTGGCCTATCCGGTCCTGATTCAAGACGAACAGCCGCGCCCGGCAACCGGCGGGGATGCAGACCGGATTTTACAGCGAACTGCGGCTCTGACAAAAGAATTAGCAACTTCGCTTGAGATCCGCGATCAGGTTGGAATTGTAAGATTAAAGAATTTTAAACAAGAATGA
- the polA gene encoding DNA polymerase I — protein sequence MKKLVILDGNSLAHRAFYALPLLTTTTGLFTNAVYGFTNMLQKVVRSEKPDYLAVAFDKGGVTFRHLDYEAYKAHRKGTPEELRPQFPLIKKILRALRIPILEAEGYEADDLIGAVVKTAEAGQIETLIVTGDRDMLQLVTEKTKTLITRKGISELERFTKEGVKERYGVEPEQIPDLKGLVGDPSDNIPGVPGIGEKTAVKLLQEFGSIENCLDHLEELPKKVGLLLKTYRDQAILSKKLATIDSDVPVTFHFSDLVVCQPDYEELVSAFQELEFKTLLKNMQPELPALNTITSPGQKSSRLIKEPRELLPVVARIKEAGRVAVSIDRASLPPLRAPLVRLGLAWGEEASATVELSPQPGLRNEMLSCLGEILSDPDCAKWCHDAKAEIVTCARHGVDLRGITADTMLAAYLLNPSSSNPTLEEISLKYLNQVLTFSGSEHTAPGERALAIYTLWPVLDAELQAAGIFPLFRDLELPLSAVLARMELTGVRLDVGQLKEMSREFGLQLQALIEEIYDLAGCSFNINSPKQLGHILFEKLKLPVIKKTKTGYSTDAAVLEELALYHDIAGKLLEYRQLTKLKSTYIDGLQNLVNLETGKVHTTFNQTITATGRLSSTEPNLQNIPVKMELGRKIRRAFVPSTPGWLILAADYSQIELRILAHMSQDESLLEAFRRREDIHTRTAAEVFGVAPEDVSPDLRRRAKGVNFGIVYGITDFGLARDIGVSREEAHAYIENYFYQHPGVRKFIQETIELARERGYVNTLLKRRRFLPDILSSNRAVRAFGERTAINTPIQGSAADIIKLAMLRIDHALREKGLQARMLLQVHDELVFELPPAEIPVLVPLVREGMEKVMELRVPLEVEIKIGPNWYDLVKVEEYNA from the coding sequence ATGAAAAAACTGGTTATTCTTGACGGAAACAGTCTTGCCCACCGCGCTTTTTACGCCCTTCCTTTGCTTACCACAACGACCGGGTTGTTTACCAACGCTGTTTACGGTTTTACCAATATGTTGCAGAAAGTAGTGCGCTCGGAAAAACCGGATTATCTGGCGGTTGCTTTTGATAAGGGAGGGGTTACTTTTCGGCACCTGGATTACGAAGCGTACAAGGCTCACCGGAAGGGAACGCCGGAGGAGTTGCGCCCCCAGTTTCCCCTGATTAAAAAAATCCTTCGCGCCCTTCGGATTCCTATTCTTGAGGCAGAAGGGTATGAGGCCGATGATTTAATCGGTGCGGTTGTCAAGACTGCCGAGGCCGGGCAGATCGAAACACTGATCGTGACAGGGGACCGGGACATGCTCCAACTGGTTACCGAGAAAACAAAAACTTTGATCACCAGGAAAGGAATTAGCGAACTTGAGCGTTTTACGAAAGAAGGGGTGAAAGAGCGCTACGGAGTCGAGCCGGAACAAATTCCCGATTTAAAAGGGTTAGTGGGAGACCCCAGCGATAACATTCCCGGCGTCCCCGGAATCGGGGAAAAGACGGCGGTCAAACTCCTGCAGGAGTTTGGGAGCATTGAAAACTGCCTCGATCACCTCGAGGAACTCCCGAAAAAGGTTGGTTTGCTCTTAAAAACTTATAGAGATCAAGCAATTTTGAGCAAAAAACTCGCTACGATTGATTCAGATGTCCCCGTTACGTTTCATTTTTCAGATTTAGTTGTGTGTCAACCGGATTACGAAGAACTGGTCAGCGCTTTTCAGGAGCTGGAGTTTAAGACCTTATTAAAAAATATGCAGCCGGAGTTGCCTGCCCTGAACACAATTACCTCTCCCGGACAGAAGTCGAGCCGCTTAATTAAAGAGCCGCGGGAACTGCTTCCTGTGGTTGCCCGAATTAAAGAGGCCGGCCGGGTTGCTGTCAGTATCGACCGGGCTTCCCTTCCCCCTTTGAGGGCTCCTTTAGTCCGCCTGGGGTTAGCCTGGGGAGAGGAAGCAAGTGCAACAGTGGAGCTTTCTCCTCAGCCTGGATTACGAAATGAGATGCTTTCCTGCCTGGGTGAGATCCTTTCCGATCCCGACTGCGCGAAGTGGTGCCACGATGCCAAAGCCGAGATCGTGACTTGTGCGCGCCACGGAGTCGATCTCAGGGGGATTACGGCAGATACAATGCTCGCTGCCTATTTACTGAATCCCTCATCCTCCAATCCTACCCTTGAGGAGATCTCCCTGAAATATCTCAACCAGGTTTTAACCTTTTCTGGCTCCGAACACACTGCGCCTGGGGAGCGGGCTCTGGCTATTTATACCTTATGGCCGGTGCTTGATGCGGAGTTGCAGGCTGCCGGAATCTTTCCGCTTTTTCGGGATCTTGAGTTACCTTTATCTGCGGTTTTAGCCCGCATGGAATTAACAGGGGTCAGGCTGGACGTCGGCCAACTTAAAGAAATGTCGCGGGAATTCGGTCTCCAGTTACAGGCTTTAATAGAAGAAATCTACGATCTGGCTGGTTGCAGTTTTAATATTAATTCACCCAAGCAACTGGGCCACATTCTTTTTGAAAAACTGAAGCTCCCTGTGATCAAAAAAACAAAGACGGGATACAGTACAGATGCCGCCGTTTTGGAAGAGCTGGCCCTCTATCACGATATTGCCGGCAAGTTGCTGGAGTACCGCCAGCTGACAAAGCTCAAGTCCACTTACATTGATGGACTTCAGAATCTGGTTAACCTGGAAACGGGGAAGGTTCATACAACATTTAATCAAACAATTACCGCAACGGGCAGGTTGAGCAGTACAGAGCCCAATCTCCAGAACATTCCCGTCAAAATGGAACTTGGACGAAAAATCAGGCGCGCTTTTGTTCCCTCTACCCCCGGGTGGTTGATTTTGGCCGCAGATTATTCCCAAATTGAATTGAGAATTCTTGCCCATATGTCGCAGGATGAAAGCCTGCTCGAAGCTTTCCGGCGCAGGGAAGATATCCACACCAGGACTGCGGCCGAGGTTTTTGGGGTCGCTCCCGAGGATGTTTCCCCCGATTTGCGCCGGAGAGCTAAGGGAGTAAATTTTGGGATTGTCTACGGGATCACGGATTTTGGTTTAGCCCGGGATATCGGGGTGAGCCGGGAGGAGGCCCATGCCTACATTGAGAATTATTTTTACCAGCACCCGGGCGTCAGGAAGTTTATTCAGGAAACAATTGAACTGGCACGGGAAAGGGGCTATGTAAATACGTTATTAAAAAGGCGCCGGTTTCTCCCGGATATTTTAAGCAGCAACCGGGCCGTGCGCGCATTTGGGGAGAGAACCGCTATCAATACCCCAATTCAGGGGAGTGCTGCAGATATTATCAAGCTGGCGATGCTCCGTATTGACCACGCCCTGCGCGAAAAGGGTTTGCAGGCCCGGATGCTCCTTCAGGTTCATGACGAGCTTGTCTTTGAACTGCCTCCGGCAGAAATCCCGGTCCTTGTTCCTTTGGTGCGCGAGGGGATGGAGAAAGTGATGGAGCTTCGGGTCCCGCTGGAGGTCGAAATTAAAATAGGCCCAAACTGGTACGATTTAGTAAAAGTGGAGGAATACAATGCCTGA